A genomic region of Brienomyrus brachyistius isolate T26 chromosome 6, BBRACH_0.4, whole genome shotgun sequence contains the following coding sequences:
- the nadka gene encoding NAD kinase isoform X1, with translation MDERREAAWSWRASESDTGSLPYYLPGHDGMEPPGRAHPAHSRFKGRSLSTSHALIGSASFRRTQSLHGPSPVTTFGPKACMLQNPKAVMHIQDPASQRLTWNNPPKSVLVIKKIRDASLLRPFKELCIFLTEVKNLIVYVEKKVLEDPAIASDESFVAVKKKFCTFQEDLDDISDRVDFIICLGGDGTLLYASSLFQESVPPVMAFNLGSLGFLTPFNFDTYQSQVTQVIEGNSAIILRSRLKVKVVRGCSEKKAFAQDAVDEMGLIVTNGETEAARRTMQYQVLNEVVVDRGPSSYLSNVDLFLDGHQITTVQGDGLIVSTPTGSTAYAVAAGASMIHPNVPAIMITPICPHSLSFRPIVVPAGVELKIMLSPDARNTAWVSLDGRKRQEISHGDSITITTSCFPVPSICFRDPVNDWFESLAQCLHWNVRKRQNNLSSEEEEEEEC, from the exons ATGGATGAACGCAGAGAAGCGGCCTGGTCCTGGCGAGCCTCGGAGTCCGACACAGGCTCTTTGCCATACTACCTCCCAGGCCACGATGGTATGGAGCCGCCTGGTCGAGCGCACCCAGCCCATAGCCGATTCAAGGGCCGCAGCCTGTCGACCTCTCACGCCCTGATCGGCTCTGCCAGCTTCAG GAGGACGCAGTCCCTGCATGGACCGAGCCCCGTGACCACATTCGGACCCAAAGCATGCATGCTGCAGAATCCCAAAGCTGTGAT gcaCATCCAGGACCCGGCCAGTCAGAGATTAACATGGAACAATCCCCCAAAAAGTGTCCTTGTCATCAAAAAGATCAGAGACGCCAGTTTGCTGCGGCCGTTTAAGGAGCTCTGCATATTCCTGACTGAG GTGAAAAACTTGATCGTCTATGTGGAGAAGAAAGTACTGGAGGACCCGGCGATTGCCAGCGACGAGAGTTTTGTGGCTGTCAAAAAGAAGTTTTGCACGTTCCAAGAAG ACTTGGATGATATCTCTGACCGCGTGGACTTCATCATCTGTCTCGGGGGAGATGGGACCTTACTGTATGCCTCCTCACTCTTTCAG GAGAGCGTCCCCCCCGTGATGGCCTTCAACCTGGGCTCCCTGGGCTTTCTGACCCCTTTCAACTTCGACACGTACCAGTCGCAGGTCACGCAGGTCATTGAAG GGAATTCGGCCATTATCCTGCGGAGCCGGCTGAAGGTGAAGGTGGTGCGGGGGTGCAGTGAGAAGAAGGCCTTCGCTCAGGACGCCGTGGACGAAATGGGCTTGATTGTCACCAACGGTGAGACCGAGGCGGCTCGCAGGACCATGCAGTACCAG GTGCTGAATGAGGTGGTCGTGGACAGAGGCCCCTCCTCCTACCTCTCCAATGTGGACCTCTTTCTCGATGGTCACCAGATCACCACCGTGCAGGGTGACG GTCTGATTGTTTCCACGCCCACAGGAAGCACAGCCTATGCAGTGGCTGCAGGTGCCTCCATGATCCACCCTAACGTCCCAGCTATCATGATCACGCCCATCTGTCCCCACTCCCTTTCATTCCGTCCAATCGTAGTACCTGCAGGGGTGGAGCTTAAG atcatgctctcCCCTGATGCCCGAAACACAGCGTGGGTCTCGCTGGATGGACGGAAGAGGCAGGAAATCAGTCACGGCGACAG CATCACCATCACCACCTCCTGCTTCCCCGTCCCCTCCATCTGCTTCCGGGACCCCGTGAACGACTGGTTTGAAAGCCTGGCTCAGTGTCTGCACTGGAATGTGAGGAAGAGGCAGAATAACTTAAGTtctgaggaggaggaagaggaggagtgtTAA
- the nadka gene encoding NAD kinase isoform X2 gives MISACNSRLKKYHMQEAMKFNHHVQRQALGDGNDDWFWTWHIQDPASQRLTWNNPPKSVLVIKKIRDASLLRPFKELCIFLTEVKNLIVYVEKKVLEDPAIASDESFVAVKKKFCTFQEDLDDISDRVDFIICLGGDGTLLYASSLFQESVPPVMAFNLGSLGFLTPFNFDTYQSQVTQVIEGNSAIILRSRLKVKVVRGCSEKKAFAQDAVDEMGLIVTNGETEAARRTMQYQVLNEVVVDRGPSSYLSNVDLFLDGHQITTVQGDGLIVSTPTGSTAYAVAAGASMIHPNVPAIMITPICPHSLSFRPIVVPAGVELKIMLSPDARNTAWVSLDGRKRQEISHGDSITITTSCFPVPSICFRDPVNDWFESLAQCLHWNVRKRQNNLSSEEEEEEEC, from the exons ATGATCAGTGCCTGTAACTCCCGGCTGAAGAAGTATCACATGCAGGAAGCCATGAAGTTTAACCATCATGTACAGCGGCAGGCCCTGGGAGACGGTAACGACGACTGGTTCTGGACATG gcaCATCCAGGACCCGGCCAGTCAGAGATTAACATGGAACAATCCCCCAAAAAGTGTCCTTGTCATCAAAAAGATCAGAGACGCCAGTTTGCTGCGGCCGTTTAAGGAGCTCTGCATATTCCTGACTGAG GTGAAAAACTTGATCGTCTATGTGGAGAAGAAAGTACTGGAGGACCCGGCGATTGCCAGCGACGAGAGTTTTGTGGCTGTCAAAAAGAAGTTTTGCACGTTCCAAGAAG ACTTGGATGATATCTCTGACCGCGTGGACTTCATCATCTGTCTCGGGGGAGATGGGACCTTACTGTATGCCTCCTCACTCTTTCAG GAGAGCGTCCCCCCCGTGATGGCCTTCAACCTGGGCTCCCTGGGCTTTCTGACCCCTTTCAACTTCGACACGTACCAGTCGCAGGTCACGCAGGTCATTGAAG GGAATTCGGCCATTATCCTGCGGAGCCGGCTGAAGGTGAAGGTGGTGCGGGGGTGCAGTGAGAAGAAGGCCTTCGCTCAGGACGCCGTGGACGAAATGGGCTTGATTGTCACCAACGGTGAGACCGAGGCGGCTCGCAGGACCATGCAGTACCAG GTGCTGAATGAGGTGGTCGTGGACAGAGGCCCCTCCTCCTACCTCTCCAATGTGGACCTCTTTCTCGATGGTCACCAGATCACCACCGTGCAGGGTGACG GTCTGATTGTTTCCACGCCCACAGGAAGCACAGCCTATGCAGTGGCTGCAGGTGCCTCCATGATCCACCCTAACGTCCCAGCTATCATGATCACGCCCATCTGTCCCCACTCCCTTTCATTCCGTCCAATCGTAGTACCTGCAGGGGTGGAGCTTAAG atcatgctctcCCCTGATGCCCGAAACACAGCGTGGGTCTCGCTGGATGGACGGAAGAGGCAGGAAATCAGTCACGGCGACAG CATCACCATCACCACCTCCTGCTTCCCCGTCCCCTCCATCTGCTTCCGGGACCCCGTGAACGACTGGTTTGAAAGCCTGGCTCAGTGTCTGCACTGGAATGTGAGGAAGAGGCAGAATAACTTAAGTtctgaggaggaggaagaggaggagtgtTAA